The following proteins come from a genomic window of Pseudochaenichthys georgianus chromosome 19, fPseGeo1.2, whole genome shotgun sequence:
- the hoxb6b gene encoding homeobox protein Hox-B6b, with amino-acid sequence MSSYFVNSTFPVSLPGGQDSLLGQIPLYSSGYTDQLRHYSNAATYGAANMQEKVYPASYYQQTGAAAAAIYGRAGGGAPCDYNPVGTFYKDADGSCAFSSHRDDQPLFVTQEQRKAECAEHTVSMSGSSIDDKSSTLIYPWMQRMNACSAGPFGNSGRRGRQTYTRYQTLELEKEFHFNRYLTRRRRIEISHALCLTERQIKIWFQNRRMKWKKENKLLNPSKTPEEEEQAEKKS; translated from the exons ATGAGTTCCTATTTTGTTAACTCAACTTTTCCCGTGTCTCTGCCGGGAGGACAGGACTCTCTCCTGGGTCAGATACCGTTATATTCCTCGGGATACACCGATCAGTTAAGACACTACTCCAACGCGGCCACATATGGAGCAGCCAACATGCAGGAGAAGGTTTACCCGGCGTCCTACTACCAGCAGACGGGCGCAGCTGCCGCGGCCATCTACGGGAGGGCCGGCGGTGGAGCGCCCTGCGACTACAACCCGGTCGGGACTTTCTACAAGGATGCGGATGGCTCGTGCGCTTTCTCGAGTCACCGCGACGACCAGCCGCTGTTTGTCACGCAGGAGCAGCGCAAAGCGGAGTGCGCGGAGCACACTGTCAGCATGAGCGGCAGCAGCATCGACGACAAGTCCTCCACCCTCATCTACCCGTGGATGCAGAGGATGAACGCCTGCTCCGCCG GTCCATTTGGCAACAGTGGCCGCAGGGGCCGACAGACCTACACCCGCTACCAGACTCTGGAGCTGGAGAAGGAGTTCCACTTTAACCGCTACCTGACCAGGAGGCGCCGGATAGAGATCTCCCACGCCCTGTGTCTGACGGAGAGACAGATCAAAATCTGGTTTCAGAACCGCAGGATGAAGTGGAAAAAGGAGAACAAACTCCTGAACCCATCAAAGACACCCGAGGAGGAGGAACAGGCGGAGAAGAAGAGCTAA
- the hoxb5b gene encoding homeobox protein Hox-B5b has translation MSSYFVNSFSGRYPNGSDYQLLNYGTNGAVNGSFRDPGTMHSGSFGYNYNGMDLTVNRTNNGGHFGAVREDARGFEPDARYRQTPNCSLSSPDPVPPSCATASREQLELKSPSPPSDRSSTSSGNNLNKNNNAHFTEIEDATVASETEEGAHSSGGSSSAPRAQQHQDPNATSSTPTSNDCQSPQIFPWMRKLHINHDMTGPDGKRARTAYTRYQTLELEKEFHFNRYLTRRRRIEIAHALCLSERQIKIWFQNRRMKWKKDNKLKTMSLVTGGSAFHN, from the exons ATGAGCTCTTACTTTGTAAACTCGTTTTCAGGGCGCTATCCAAATGGCTCCGACTATCAGTTACTAAATTATGGGACTAACGGCGCTGTGAACGGCTCCTTCAGAGACCCTGGCACCATGCACTCCGGGTCTTTCGGCTACAACTACAATGGCATGGACCTAACCGTGAACCGCACCAACAACGGCGGCCACTTCGGTGCGGTGAGAGAGGATGCCCGGGGATTCGAGCCGGACGCCCGCTACAGACAGACTCCCAACTGCTCGCTCTCGTCTCCAGATCCGGTGCCGCCGTCGTGCGCCACGGCCAGCCGGGAGCAGCTGGAACTAAAAAGCCCCTCTCCTCCATCTGACCGGAGCTCGACCTCCAGCGGTAACAAcctcaacaaaaacaacaacgcTCATTTCACGGAGATAGAGGACGCCACGGTCGCCTCTGAGACCGAGGAGGGCGCGCACAGCAGCGGGGGCTCCAGCTCGGCTCCTCGGGCGCAGCAGCACCAGGACCCCAACGCCACCTCTTCCACTCCCACGTCAAATGATTGCCAATCCCCACAAATATTCCCCTGGATGAGGAAACTGCACATAAACCATG ATATGACTGGACCGGATGGGAAAAGGGCCCGAACCGCGTACACCCGGTACCAGACGCTAGAGCTGGAGAAAGAGTTTCACTTCAATAGGTACCTAACCAGGCGGCGGAGGATAGAGATAGCCCACGCCCTGTGTCTTTCCGAAAGACAGATCAAAATATGGTTTCAGAACCGCAGGATGAAATGGAAGAAGGACAATAAACTGAAAACCATGAGTCTGGTGACAGGAGGCAGCGCCTTCCACAACTGA
- the LOC117464779 gene encoding homeobox protein Hox-B3-like, producing MQKGSATQNIQQHQNDLFFSESLEAVGGFGCTAAQQQQQQQQQQQQQQQQLAQVETSERRRSKLQKFPVSKKIFPWMKESRPSNQKHDRRIAECTSVEEKCPGAPPASKRTRTAYTSAQLVELEKEFHFSRYLCKPRRVEMASLLNLHERQIKIWFQNRRMKQKKDERVQGLTSSCSPPSSPSAPGSPTLSCLGYVHLGGDYQPASPQLKSQQHQAQPAYPEEYSKYPAPGFTHRPQFNMQYDTHTDSRTTDPDEDINGSYFQQRCTQDRIMQAPKLTHL from the exons ATGCAGAAAGGCAGTGCGACACAAAACATCCAGCAGCATCAAAACGACCTCTTCTTCAGCGAGTCTCTGGAGGCTGTCGGCGGGTTTGGGTGCACAGccgcacaacaacaacaacaacaacaacaacaacaacaacaacaacaacaacaactggcgCAAGTGGAGACGTCTGAGCGCAGAAGATCCAAACTGCAAAAGTTTCCTGTGAGCAAAAAGATTTTCCCCTGGATGAAAGAGTCCAGACCCTCCAATCAGAAACACGACAGGAGAATCGCAG AGTGCACCAGCGTCGAAGAGAAGTGTCCAGGCGCGCCCCCGGCCTCCAAGAGGACGCGCACCGCGTACACGAGCGCGCAACTGGTGGAGTTGGAGAAGGAGTTCCATTTCAGCCGCTACCTGTGCAAACCGCGGCGCGTGGAGATGGCCAGCCTGCTCAACCTGCACGAGAGGCAGATCAAGATTTGGTTCCAGAACCGGAGGATGAAGCAGAAGAAGGACGAGCGGGTGCAGGGCCTCACCTCCTCCTGTTCTCCCCCGTCCTCCCCCTCCGCCCCGGGCAGCCCCACTCTGTCGTGCCTGGGTTATGTCCATCTGGGCGGGGATTACCAGCCGGCCTCCCCTCAACTCAAATCCCAACAACACCAGGCCCAGCCGGCGTACCCGGAAGAATACTCAAAATATCCCGCTCCAGGCTTTACGCACCGCCCGCAGTTTAACATGCAGTACGACACGCACACCGACTCACGCACAACAGACCCAGATGAGGATATTAACGGGTCATATTTCCAACAGAGATGCACTCAGGACAGAATCATGCAAGCTCCTAAACTGACTCATCTGTAG
- the hoxb1b gene encoding homeobox protein Hox-B1b, with protein sequence MNSYLDYPVCNRGANIFSAKAGYHNLNHGYMSSNSCATSDSYAPDGRLVPAPSAPHQPPSLPLHHQAAHVNLDLQFATPSGNTMYGSPLEYGHHQYGLAPEQDRSFIHSQVSPLGTNMAPYTGDSCGPGVVTGGQYLHFGNGDQRQPEYPESVYTRLPSQSREKDLEHVEEASKTFDWMKVKRNPPKTAVMSEFGVPGQLNVIRTNFTTKQLTELEKEFHFNKYLTRPRRVEVAASLELNETQVKIWFQNRRMKQKKREKLGCVLVSRAAPVETLSGSETSPKGKGKDSKP encoded by the exons ATGAACTCCTACTTAGACTACCCCGTGTGTAACAGGGGGGCGAATATTTTCAGTGCCAAGGCCGGATACCACAATTTAAACCATGGATACATGTCGTCCAACTCGTGTGCAACAAGTGATAGTTACGCACCGGACGGCCGGTTAGTTCCTGCTCCTTCTGCGCCACACCAGCCCCCGAGCCTCCCTCTGCACCACCAGGCAGCACACGTCAACCTGGATCTGCAGTTTGCAACCCCGTCGGGGAACACTATGTATGGGTCACCTCTGGAGTACGGACATCACCAGTACGGCCTGGCGCCCGAGCAGGACCGGAGCTTCATCCACTCGCAGGTTTCCCCCCTCGGAACAAACATGGCTCCTTACACCGGGGACAGTTGTGGGCCTGGGGTTGTAACAGGCGGCCAGTATCTACATTTTGGAAACGGGGATCAGAGGCAGCCAGAGTATCCAGAGAGTGTTTACACAAGGTTACCGAGCCAAAGCAGGGAGAAGGATTTGGAGCATGTAGAGGAGGCTTCTAAAACATTCGACTGGATGAAAGTGAAGAGGAATCCACCTAAAACAG CTGTCATGTCAGAGTTCGGGGTTCCTGGCCAGCTCAACGTGATCCGCACCAACTTCACCACCAAGCAGCTGACCGAGCTGGAGAAAGAGTTCCACTTCAACAAATACCTGACTCGGCCACGGAGGGTGGAGGTCGCCGCCAGTCTGGAGCTCAACGAGACGCAGGTGAAAATCTGGTTTCAGAACCGCAGGATGAAGCAGAAAAAACGCGAGAAGCTGGGCTGCGTTTTGGTCAGCAGAGCAGCACCTGTAGAGACACTTTCGGGCAGTGAAACCTCTCCAAAGGGGAAAGGGAAAGACAGTAAACCATGA